One window from the genome of Nitrospira sp. encodes:
- a CDS encoding TlpA disulfide reductase family protein: protein MKRSLWIFGALLFPVFAAHLVLAAGFFKVGEKAPSFTLTAITGETVSLDAYKGKVIVLGLFHICDPCMMQGSNLQKVSELTKGKDVAVVGVNSSGNSKKDVGEFLSAFPVKVTYPYLLDPGKVTDKLYGGGKFIPNVYVIDQAGVIRWQRVGNMDIDLAGANEIVVEVEKLLAAPAKM, encoded by the coding sequence ATGAAGCGATCTCTGTGGATATTCGGTGCGTTACTCTTTCCGGTCTTCGCGGCGCATCTGGTGCTGGCGGCCGGATTCTTCAAAGTGGGCGAGAAGGCGCCGTCGTTTACGTTGACGGCGATTACCGGCGAGACGGTATCGTTGGATGCGTATAAAGGGAAAGTCATCGTCCTCGGGCTGTTCCATATCTGCGATCCCTGCATGATGCAGGGCTCAAACCTTCAGAAAGTATCAGAGCTGACCAAAGGAAAAGATGTAGCGGTCGTCGGTGTCAATTCGTCGGGAAATTCAAAGAAAGACGTCGGTGAGTTCTTGTCTGCTTTTCCCGTGAAAGTCACCTATCCCTATTTGCTCGATCCGGGGAAAGTGACCGACAAGCTCTATGGTGGCGGAAAATTTATTCCGAATGTCTATGTGATCGACCAGGCAGGAGTGATCCGGTGGCAGCGGGTAGGCAACATGGATATCGATCTTGCAGGAGCGAACGAAATCGTTGTGGAGGTTGAGAAGTTGCTGGCGGCTCCTGCGAAGATGTAA
- a CDS encoding nucleotidyltransferase family protein, which produces MGFSLRHPVDGKAPSVGAAGWVNPVRFREAQFLIWCARAAVPESLRRRIREVAQAGLNWPLLMELAKSHGVESLLSRTLTELCADRIPPADLDALIRRTEEAAAANQAGAGELLRLFRAFDEAGVSVLPFRGVGFAAMIYGDLTLCAPADPVALVRRDQLANAEQVLVSQGYAVRGGAGDRTVDAGACERPLVYLHGNTSRQIELLWAVRHAHQKFPIDRPEVWGRVRPVSLDGRKTKGMAPEEALLVLCVHGAHQAWGQLSLVTEVAGLIRAGRLNWKRVLTTALEWRCYRVLLLGLALSYRLMDAPIPPQILNMIAADSDVMGLAHRMPKSLLLQQQEGIEDQDVGALLFTLQEDWKARWRYGIALCRSHDPVIHAAPAWFRWRRSLHWLARGVSPVHTLSRWLSPPASIRHLFHR; this is translated from the coding sequence GTGGGATTCTCGCTCCGACATCCGGTCGATGGGAAGGCACCCTCTGTTGGGGCTGCTGGATGGGTGAACCCGGTGCGCTTTCGGGAGGCCCAATTCCTCATCTGGTGCGCCAGAGCCGCTGTGCCTGAATCTCTCCGCCGCCGGATTCGTGAGGTGGCGCAAGCCGGTTTGAATTGGCCCTTGTTGATGGAGTTGGCCAAGAGCCATGGGGTCGAGTCTCTGCTCTCCCGGACGCTGACCGAACTGTGTGCCGACCGTATTCCTCCGGCGGATCTGGATGCCCTTATTCGGAGGACGGAAGAGGCGGCAGCCGCGAATCAAGCCGGAGCGGGGGAACTGCTTCGACTGTTCCGCGCTTTTGATGAGGCCGGAGTCTCCGTGCTTCCTTTCAGGGGCGTAGGTTTCGCCGCCATGATCTACGGCGATCTCACGCTCTGTGCTCCCGCCGATCCGGTTGCGCTTGTGCGTCGGGACCAGCTTGCGAATGCAGAACAAGTGTTGGTCTCGCAGGGCTATGCTGTGCGAGGAGGGGCGGGTGACCGCACAGTCGATGCCGGTGCGTGCGAGCGGCCGCTCGTCTACCTTCACGGCAATACGTCGCGTCAGATCGAACTGCTGTGGGCGGTGAGACATGCACATCAGAAGTTCCCTATTGATCGGCCGGAGGTGTGGGGCCGCGTTAGGCCGGTTTCGCTGGACGGCCGGAAGACTAAAGGAATGGCTCCGGAGGAAGCGTTGCTCGTACTCTGCGTGCATGGAGCGCATCAGGCTTGGGGACAACTTAGTCTGGTGACGGAAGTAGCCGGACTCATCCGTGCCGGACGGCTGAATTGGAAGCGGGTGCTCACGACCGCTCTGGAATGGAGATGTTATCGGGTCCTGTTGCTCGGTCTGGCGTTGTCTTATCGACTCATGGATGCGCCTATTCCTCCGCAGATTCTGAACATGATTGCGGCCGATTCCGATGTCATGGGTTTGGCCCACCGCATGCCGAAGAGCCTCCTCCTACAGCAGCAAGAGGGGATTGAGGATCAGGACGTCGGGGCGCTGTTGTTTACACTTCAGGAGGATTGGAAGGCGCGGTGGCGCTACGGGATTGCCTTGTGTCGGAGTCACGATCCCGTGATTCATGCGGCGCCGGCGTGGTTCCGCTGGCGCCGGTCGTTGCACTGGCTCGCTCGCGGCGTCAGCCCTGTCCACACGCTCTCACGCTGGCTCTCTCCTCCGGCTTCGATTCGACACCTCTTCCATCGGTGA